A segment of the Alphaproteobacteria bacterium genome:
CAGGCGAGAAAACTCGCCGTCATGGGGTGTCAGCACGCTGGGGCAGGCCGCAGTAGCGGCAAAAAGCGTATCGCGATCGTCAGCAAAGCTGGTCAGTGCGTCAGCATCGAGCACGACGCGCCGACCCGCGGTGAGCGCCAGCATGGCCTTTTCGCGCGTCGCCGCACCAACACCATTGCCGGGCCCGACGAGCACGGCGTTCTTGCGGGTGTCCGCAAGCACTTCAGCAAAATCGTCGTCCGACACCATCACCGATTCGAGGGCAGCGGCATAGACCGGGAAGGAGCCGCCCGGCGCCACCACCGTCACCAGCCCAGCCCCTACCACGAGCGCCGAGCATGCCGCCAGCCGGGCGGCGCCAGTGGTGGTCTCGCCGCCAACGATCAGCGCATGACCGCGGTGATATTTATGACCTTCCTGCGTCGGCCGGGGCAGACGCGCCTGCCACAGGCGCGGCGCATTTAACGCAGTGACCGGCGCAATATCGTCGAGCACGCTGGGAGGAATTCCGATATCCGCTACCACGAGTTCACCGCAAAGTCCGCGACCCGGACTGAGGAGGTGCCCGGGCTTGGGACGGAAGAAGGTCACCGTCAGCGCTGCCGGCGCAGCGGCCCCGCGTATCTTGCCGGTATCGCCGTCGAGCCCGCTCGGCACGTCGATGGCGACGACATCGTGCCGGCCAGCAGCCAACGCCTCGGCAAGGACCAGCGGCAGGCCATTGAGATCGCGTGAGAGGCCGGCGCCAAATAGGGCATCGACGACGAGACCATGGCCGGCAAGACACGCCGGAGAGGCCTTGACGATAGGCCCCTGCCAGCGCCCAGCCATGATCGCCGCGTCACCGCAGAGGCTGTCAGGTTCGCCCCACAGTGCCAGGGTGACGGGCCAGCCATAGCGGGCCAACTCGATAGCGACACCAAAGCCATCACCGCCATTGTTGCCAGGCCCGCAAAGCATCAGAGTGGGTCGCGGTGCCCAGCGGGCCCGAATCGCCCGCGTCACGGCCGCGCAGGCATTCTCCATCAAAACGATCCCCGCCGTGCCGGCAGCGACCGCCGCGGCATCAGCCGCGCCCATCTCAGCACAAGTCAGAACCGCCTGCGCGCGCCAATCGTCGTTTTCGTGGACGGTTTCCATACGCTGTAGCCTAGTCCTGACGGCGCCATTGGGCAAAGGCTTGGCGCGTCACAAAAGCGCAACAAAACCGATACAGAAAC
Coding sequences within it:
- a CDS encoding NAD(P)H-hydrate dehydratase, with product METVHENDDWRAQAVLTCAEMGAADAAAVAAGTAGIVLMENACAAVTRAIRARWAPRPTLMLCGPGNNGGDGFGVAIELARYGWPVTLALWGEPDSLCGDAAIMAGRWQGPIVKASPACLAGHGLVVDALFGAGLSRDLNGLPLVLAEALAAGRHDVVAIDVPSGLDGDTGKIRGAAAPAALTVTFFRPKPGHLLSPGRGLCGELVVADIGIPPSVLDDIAPVTALNAPRLWQARLPRPTQEGHKYHRGHALIVGGETTTGAARLAACSALVVGAGLVTVVAPGGSFPVYAAALESVMVSDDDFAEVLADTRKNAVLVGPGNGVGAATREKAMLALTAGRRVVLDADALTSFADDRDTLFAATAACPSVLTPHDGEFSRLFDATGDRLARARAGAAESRTVMALKGPETVIAAPDGHAVIECGSPANLATAGTGDVLAGLITGLTAAGATPFDAACMAAWIHATAASYAGLGLVSEALPHYVASVLAALPRGYTEAH